A single window of Pygocentrus nattereri isolate fPygNat1 chromosome 24, fPygNat1.pri, whole genome shotgun sequence DNA harbors:
- the si:dkey-37o8.1 gene encoding elongation factor 1-alpha, translating into MAKERIHINLVIIGHVDSGKSTTTGHLVYKCGGVDPRTLEKYEKAASQMGKGSFKYAWVLDKLKAERERGITIDISLLKFNTQKYVITIIDAPGHRDFIKNMITGTSQADAALLVVSAAKGEFEAGVSRNGQTREHALLAYTLGVKQLIVCVNKMDLTEPPFSQKRYDEVMKNVMVFIKKIGYDPTAVPFVPVSGWGGENMLAPSQKMAWFKGWKIKRKDGFSSGKTLLEVLDSLYPPIRTANKPLRLPLQDVYKIGGIGTVPVGKIETGILKPGMVLTFSPAKLTAEVKSIEMHHQGLQTALPGHNVGFNIKNVSVKNLRRGDVAGNAQQDPPSDVSSFIAQVIILNHPGKIKCGYSPVLDCHTTHVTCRFAELQEKLDRRMGKKLEDWPQVLVSGDAATVKLVPIKPLCVESFFSYPPLGRFAARDLKQTVAVGVIKSVEKVEPLKKSGQKAQVTK; encoded by the exons ATGGCAAAAGAGAGGATTCACATCAATCTGGTCATCATTGGTCATGTTGACAGTGGCAAGTCGACGACCACAGGTCACCTTGTTTACAAGTGTGGTGGAGTGGACCCGAGAACCCTGGAGAAGTACGAGAAGGCTGCGTCCCAG ATGGGCAAGGGTTCCTTCAAGTATGCATGGGTTCTAGACAAGCTGAAAGCAGAAAGGGAGCGTGGCATCACCATTGACATTTCCTTGTTAAAGTTCAACACTCAGAAGTATGTGATAACGATAATAGATGCACCTGGCCACCGTGACTTTATTAAGAACATGATTACTGGAACGTCTCAG GCCGATGCTGCTCTTCTGGTTGTTTCTGCAGCGAAAGGAGAGTTTGAGGCAGGTGTATCTCGTAACGGTCAGACTAGGGAGCACGCCTTGCTGGCCTACACCCTTGGGGTCAAGCAGCTCATTGTGTGTGTCAACAAAATGGACCTGACCGAGCCACCTTTCAGCCAAAAACGGTATGATGAGGTGATGAAGAACGTGATGGTCTTCATCAAGAAGATTGGTTACGACCCAACTGCGGTGCCTtttgttcctgtgtctggttgGGGTGGGGAGAACATGCTTGCACCATCACAGAAG ATGGCCTGGTTCAAAGGCTggaagataaagagaaaggaCGGCTTCTCAAGTGGCAAGACTCTGTTGGAGGTGCTGGACTCGTTGTACCCTCCAATCCGAACTGCTAACAAGCCCCTCCGTCTACCCCTGCAAGATGTCTACAAAATTGGCG GGATTGGCACAGTTCCTGTGGGTAAGATTGAGACTGGGATCCTGAAGCCTGGCATGGTTCTGACCTTCTCCCCAGCCAAGTTGACTGCAGAGGTGAAGTCCATTGAGATGCATCACCAGGGGCTCCAGACTGCACTGCCTGGCCACAATGTGGGCTTCAACATCAAGAACGTGTCTGTGAAGAATCTAAGACGGGGAGATGTGGCTGGTAATGCCCAGCAAGACCCACCGTCTGATGTCAGCAGCTTCATCGCTCAG GTCATCATTCTGAATCACCCAGGCAAAATCAAGTGTGGCTACTCTCCAGTGCTGGACTGCCACACCACCCACGTGACGTGCCGCTTTGCAGAACTGCAGGAAAAGCTTGACCGTCGCATGGGGAAGAAGCTGGAAGACTGGCCCCAGGTCCTGGTGTCGGGGGATGCTGCCACGGTCAAACTCGTCCCCATCAAACCCCTTTGTGTGGAGAGTTTCTTCAGCTACCCTCCTTTAG GGCGGTTTGCTGCCCGGGATCTGAAGCAGACTGTTGCTGTAGGAGTGATAAAGTCGGTGGAGAAGGTGGAACCATTGAAGAAATCTGGGCAGAAAGCTCAAGTAACGAAATGA